The following are from one region of the Biomphalaria glabrata chromosome 4, xgBioGlab47.1, whole genome shotgun sequence genome:
- the LOC106061680 gene encoding death-associated inhibitor of apoptosis 2-like, with protein MQSSPFHKEKNRLRTFANYPYSAIKSALVLAQSGFVYTGNGQEVTCVFCQAVKKSWRCDEDVEEVHRTLSPSCPLVTGQHCGNIPLTRTSSTSFSEILNEQLRSSQDHQVSANTNLSQQIETHSGAARLGNRESSTSTGVQNIQEPNGGFTANQDITSNSINVVDETSNGTVQNQVGPNQEVSAAPTFNAVSQSNSARQTVEASPHQHDRNQHTNSNANGPTYSELGIITDRPKRVEYALKSERLKTYSTWPRGHRLQPSDLADAGFYFAGYGDCARCFYCGGGLRNWDDEDDVWVEHARWFPKCSFIRQRMGQVFVDTVQEMHKTFDKVVFLNIGPIDLYQRIFFNSIKQVSFDAVTNKMGIERLAAYPLDRGEETLRRDPAVRAVSELGIPQNFVIEMAKCIKAEDSNLSADKILAKINAEKKEVAESPVENRLQNVSPAFANEIEIIRRLKENNNILRQQTTCKICMDREVDIVFLPCGHLVSCTECAVAMKDCPVCRAHVKGTVRAFMS; from the exons ATGCAGTCCTCTCCCtttcacaaagaaaaaaacagacTTCGGACATTTGCAAACTATCCATATTCAGCGATCAAATCGGCTTTGGTTCTAGCCCAATCTGGTTTTGTTTATACCGGAAACGGTCAAGAGGTCACGTGTGTATTTTGTCAAGCTGTGAAAAAATCATGGCGGTGTGACGAAGATGTGGAAGAAGTTCACCGGACTCTATCCCCTAGTTGCCCTCTTGTGACTGGACAGCATTGTGGAAATATTCCCCTGACCCGAACGAGTTCTACAAGTTTTTCAGAAATTCTTAATGAGCAGCTTCGCTCATCCCAAGATCATCAAGTTTCAGCTAATACTAACTTATCACAGCAAATAGAGACCCATTCTGGAGCTGCAAGATTAGGAAATAGGGAATCAAGCACATCAACAGGCGTCCAGAATATACAAGAACCCAATGGGGGTTTTACTGCAAATCAAGATATCACTTCAAATTCAATCAATGTTGTAGACGAAACTTCCAATGGCACAGTACAAAACCAAGTAGGTCCTAACCAAGAAGTGTCTGCAGCTCCCACATTTAACGCTGTATCACAAAGCAACTCTGCAAGACAAACGGTAGAAGCTTCCCCTCATCAACATGATCGAAATCAACATACTAACTCAAACGCTAACGGACCGACATACTCTGAGCTCGGAATAATTACAGACAGACCGAAACGTGTTGAATACGCCCTGAAGTCTGAAAGATTAAAGACCTATTCTACCTGGCCAAGAGGACATCGTCTGCAACCTTCAGACCTTGCTGATGCTGGTTTCTATTTTGCAG GTTACGGAGACTGTGCCCGATGCTTCTACTGTGGTGGAGGTTTAAGGAACTGGGACGATGAAGATGATGTCTGGGTGGAGCATGCCAGGTGGTTCCCCAAGTGTTCTTTCATACGTCAGCGAATGGGACAAGTCTTTGTGGACACTGTCCAGGAAATGcataaaacatttgacaagGTAGTGTTCTTAAATATAGGGCCTATTGATCtataccagcg AATATTCTTTAATTCTATAAAGCAA gtatCATTTGATGCAGTCACAAACAAGATGGGAATCGAAAGATTGGCAGCTTATCCATTAG ATCGGGGAGAAGAGACGTTAAGACGAGACCCTGCAGTGAGAGCTGTCTCCGAGCTTGGAATTCCTCAAAACTTTGTCATTGAAATGGCCAAATGCATTAAAGCTGAAG ATTCAAATTTATCTGCTGATAAAATTTTGGCAAAgataaatgcagaaaaaaaggAAGTAGCTGAAAGCCCTGTTGAGAATAGACTTCAGAATGTGTCTCCTGCGTTTGCCAATGAAATAG AGATTATTAGGagactaaaagaaaacaacaacatattacGTCAGCAGACCACGTGTAAGATATGTATGGACAGAGAGGTGGACATCGTCTTCCTGCCTTGTGGTCATCTGGTGTCCTGCACTGAGTGTGCTGTGGCCATGAAGGACTGCCCAGTGTGTCGAGCACATGTTAAAGGGACAGTCCGAGCTTTCATGAGTTGA
- the LOC106061670 gene encoding death-associated inhibitor of apoptosis 1-like, with product MQARYLYKEENRLGTFATYPTSAAKSAVVLAQSGFAYTGTGRDGDDRVTCVFCQAVRSSWRPEENVEEVHRSLSPNCSLVTGQNSGNVPIVYSSSRSFQELLNAASSTRGRESTPNRRENCHTEHRENALGATNLTESENTQSSLQQVESLSQGNPELQHSIDSSPQSITNNNRTHEAGQAASLTGGSQADVNITPSSNGTSQREASPSATRNTTTNNSSTAQNTNNSHTAPITRSNNSTNARNDNTSANGPTYSELGIVTDRPKRPEYALKSERLKTFTNWPRDHRLQPSELADAGFFYAGYGDCARCFYCGGGLRNWDDEDDVWVEHARWFSKCSFIRQRVGQVFVDTVQDLNKTLDKIPYEAVANKMGVAALSAYQLDIKEETLRKDPAVRAVAELGFPMNAVIEMAKIVKAEDSSLSADRLLARLKEERGDQVPAPRPQVNHIASNGASNDSETMRRLKENNNVLRQQTTCKICMDREVDIVFLPCGHLVSCTECAVAMKDCPVCRAHVKGTVRAFMS from the exons ATGCAAGCGAGATATTTATATAAAGAAGAAAACAGGCTGGGAACATTCGCCACATACCCAACATCAGCGGCCAAGTCGGCAGTGGTTCTGGCTCAGTCTGGGTTCGCCTACACTGGAACAGGCCGAGATGGGGACGATAGAGTCACCTGCGTATTTTGTCAGGCAGTGAGATCGTCCTGGAGACCAGAAGAAAATGTTGAGGAGGTTCACAGATCACTTTCACCGAATTGCTCCTTAGTGACTGGACAAAACTCTGGAAATGTCCCCATAGTGTACAGTTCTTCTCGATCATTCCAAGAATTACTTAATGCAGCAAGCTCTACACGTGGTAGGGAGTCCACACCAAATAGACGTGAAAACTGCCATACAGAACACAGAGAGAACGCGTTAGGAGCCACGAATTTGACAGAATCAGAGAATACCCAATCATCGTTACAGCAAGTAGAATCCTTATCACAAGGAAATCCAGAATTGCAGCATTCCATTGACAGTAGTCCCCAGTCTATTACAAATAACAATAGGACACATGAAGCAGGGCAAGCAGCTTCCTTAACTGGAGGTTCACAAGCTGATGTCAACATCACACCTTCCTCTAATGGAACATCTCAAAGAGAAGCATCACCAAGTGCAACCCGAAATACAACTACTAACAACAGCAGCACAGCCCAAAATACTAATAACAGCCATACAGCCCCAATTACAAGAAGTAATAACAGCACAAATGCACGTAATGATAACACTAGTGCCAACGGACCGACATACTCAGAGCTAGGCATTGTAACAGACAGACCAAAACGTCCTGAGTATGCTTTGAAATCGGAAAGATTAAAGACATTTACGAATTGGCCAAGGGATCATCGTCTACAGCCTTCAGAACTTGCTGATGCTGGGTTTTTCTATGCAg GTTACGGAGACTGTGCCCGATGTTTTTACTGTGGTGGAGGTTTACGTAACTGGGACGATGAAGATGATGTCTGGGTGGAGCATGCCAGGTGGTTCTCTAAATGTTCTTTCATACGTCAACGTGTTGGACAAGTCTTTGTGGACACTGTCCAGGATCTGAACAAAACTTTAGACAAG ATTCCCTATGAAGCAGTTGCTAACAAAATGGGAGTAGCTGCTCTATCAGCATATCAGCTTG ATATCAAAGAAGAAACATTGAGAAAGGACCCAGCAGTTAGAGCAGTCGCGGAACTTGGATTCCCTATGAATGCTGTCATAGAAATGGCTAAAATTGTTAAAGCCGAAG ACTCCAGCTTGTCTGCTGACAGACTTTTGGCTCGACTCAAAGAAGAAAGGGGGGACCAAGTTCCTGCTCCTAGACCTCAAGTGAATCACATCGCCTCTAATGGCGCCTCTAATGACTCCG AGACCATGCGGAGActgaaagaaaacaacaacgtaTTACGTCAGCAGACCACGTGTAAGATATGCATGGACAGAGAGGTGGACATTGTCTTCCTGCCTTGTGGTCACCTGGTGTCCTGCACTGAGTGTGCTGTGGCCATGAAGGACTGCCCAGTGTGTCGAGCACATGTTAAAGGGACAGTCCGAGCTTTCATGAGTTGA